A segment of the Branchiostoma floridae strain S238N-H82 chromosome 10, Bfl_VNyyK, whole genome shotgun sequence genome:
CCCAATTAAAGTACAGAATACAGGATAGATGATGCAGTTATGTAAGAATATGCGTATGAATACAGATACATGTGATACTACCATTAATTTCAACTTATAGTTTTGACGTCGACATCATATAAGAAACAACAATTGCAAGAGAAATAGACACGCcttttcactttttttcaaaatgtcccTTTCAGTTTTTATTAATGGTAGCAGTTACAGTTTAAAACAGTGTTGAAAGCTGGTATCTCAAGTTAAGTTTGGAAAATTTTGAATGTCTCTGCGTAGTTAATTTCCAGTTAACAACGCACTAGATTTATCTCGTTGCATATACATACTAATAGACTAataatgtgacgtcattgtgTCTCACAAACAGGCtgaaattttgcacattttCCGACCACAAACGATAATTGCCGATTTGCAACATCGTAACATCTCGCTGAATTTACCGGAAAATCCCGACAGCAAGCCTTCGTGTTTCTGTAACGAATCGGCTAACATAATGTCATGTACCACATATATTTGGAAATTATTCTTGAACTACGTTGGTAATATGCGAAAATCTTGTACTTATTATGTGCCCGGACACAAAAACTTACAAACATATTTTATGTGGCCCGGTGTAATTTCTTTGAGGTTCGACCATgtttataaacatgtacatgcacctGCATCAACTTAAGTAAACGTGTAAACAATACAGGTTTGGGCAATACGTTCTTTGCAACACAGCCATAACGACAGTTCGGAGATTTCATACCCCAAGGAACTTTTTGGAACCTTCGTACTAGGTTAATAACTTTGTTTTTCTAATTGATCATGCAACTTACACtgtaattaacataatttattttATTCAAATCGGTTTTCTTAAGCAAAAATACATATATTCTCCTGGAGACGTCTTCTCGTTTCAAATTTGGCAAACTTTTATGCATAAATcctatcataaattatgcaaataccgtctacatttacataatctatgcattgTGGTGAACACTTTCGACAAAGGTGTCCCCCAAATGTCTCGAAGTCGTGATTGTGTACATGTTCCCAATTTCTATTTAATTCCTCATTTCTATACAGTATTTCCACCTGCTGCTGTTCGACCGAAGGAGCCACCACCTCAGCCGGCCGATGTGCCCTGCCGCCCGCCGGACCCGCTCTACGTCAGGCGGGTGGGACAGAGGTTCTGGTCTACCAAGCGGATCCTCGACTGGCAGAGACAGGCACTGCGTGCAATGGAAGACCCAGAAGCACTTTTGAAGCCTGTTAGAGAATATGGGGAGGAGCCAAAATTGCAGAACGCTGAAAACGGAGAGAGCGATGCAAATCACGGACATCCCAAGAATTatgaagaacacaaatatttcctgtacgataaaaatcacgGACATTAtgagaacgatgaagaacacaaatatttccagtacgataaaaatcatggacattacgagaacgatgaagaacacacTGCCAGgcattacgagaacgatgaagaacacacTGCCAGGCATCACGACAATGGTAGACATCACGAGAACGATGAGGAAAATTCCAACTTATCCATGCACGTCTATGCCGATTTAGACCCAGACTTCCTGGCAGTACAAGACGCGATCCAAAATGCCTCAGCTCAGCCATTCTATGAGATGGACATCTCCCCTGCTGATGAAGAACAAGAACAGCCATTTTACAAGATGGACGTCACCGCTGCCAAAGACAAAGTGGAAGAAGAACAGCCTTTTTACGAGATGAAAGCTGCCTCAGCTGATGGGGAAAACGAACAACAGCCTTTCTACAAAATGGACGATAACCAGCTGGGCCAGCCAACACCAGATAACGTGTATGCAGATTTGGATGCTGAGTTTGTGGCAGCACAAGATGCAGTGTGCATGAGACACCGAGTCAGGGAAGACAGCAGGGGTGAGTAACAGGCATATACAAATCGTAATCCAATTTCCATAGTTAACGAGAAAATTGCCTAATCCCGCACTGCTCTATCATAGGACCcttgcaacattgaaaattgatagatatacattatgcaaatagacCTAATTTGTATGATTAATGAGTAAATGCTATACtcccattgtggtaaatgacggaaatttcttacttgtGGCCTTTGCAAGTGAACTGGTGAACATCATTGCACATTACTTATGCTTGTTTGCATAAGTTATCAGAAAACGCTGTTACAGCCTTTGTTAAGAGATGTGCGtctgttatttgggtggagACGATCAactaatatgatttatgcaaatgaggaccatatttgcataatgaatgacaAACGCACATACTACACCAGTTTTAGAGGTTGAAATAGATAAACAAGAGGGTAACATTCCACACTGTTCTTCTCTTACATTGCAACTTGTTTGTTTCTCGACAGATGGCGCTGACCAGAGGTGCAGTCAGAACTGCCGTGAGTTCTGCAGGTCCCGTCCAGGGTGCGTGTTGGCTGTCTGTGTTGGTGTCATCATTGCCGTGACTGCTGCAACAGTGGTGGCCGTCATCTTCAACCAGCACAGCAGACTGAGATTCCACCACAACGAAAGCCCGGTGGTATGTTTTTTACATACTCATCAACAGAACCAGTTCACTGTttggaaatagaaaaaggtcgGTACCGTAATGTACCAGCCAACCTGAGGCGATGTCCTTCATGTAAGATGGTGTTGAAGATGAGcatcattttctaatgacatgccctACATATAGCGTAgatggacaaaaattaatggatatgatcacatgtaaatctagcacacctttaccaaagacatgtactttcaatctacCTATGCCATATCCAGACTGCATATCTTCGTATTTATGCCAATAcatatgtaatgctctaaaaagagagaatctattgtacagtaacaggccgacttgtttaacttgtGTATTACAcaatgtcaatacgccatttatgttcacattcctgaactatacatgtatgtagttatataCTGCCTTAGACGAGTAtgattgtattaattgacttattactgttgccttacaattgtaccatgtacaaatgtcgcgcaataaagttcattcaccCAAGGTTACGGTACAATAGAACACAGAAATGAGTGACAGAATTACTGAAAATTTACTGAATGTGATTTGTGATATCGCAATGAAATTGTTAATTGTTTATGTctctaaaatgtttgtttttttctcgtTTCTAGCTGAACCATACAACACTTTCAACCGTCTCCACAACGCCGTGTGCACACCTGGTTGTGACGTCACCAGCTACTTCCGAGACATCAGGTAATAGATCGTTCCTGACGTCACTCCCCACGTGACTAAATTCCTCAATCTCATTGGCTAAACAGCTGAATCTGTATGTTGTAACAACGTACGCTCTATTTATTTCTGCTATTTCTACtatcacaataaactaaacaatgTGATTCAAACAGGTCCATTTCAACGAAACGCTTCAATTCTGTCTAAGCAACTGCGTGTAGCTCTCAACATTGGACACGAGCCAAACCACACTTGACTCACAATTCTTCACCTATTCTGTTACACCACCTCCTTTATGTTGTCAAACTTAGTTTTTCAAGGtggtaaaatgtttttcaacaTTTTGCAGATTGGAGAACTGAGTGGACACTCTACATCAGAGAGTATTTCCAGCAGGACAGTGATGCCGCCATGGGTTTGGAAGAGCGCTATCCTGACAATGAAGTTGTGATGGCCCTGCTGGAAGATCGGTTCTTCTGGCCCTGGGTGTGTCTGTACTGGGAGCACAAAACCGCCCTCCCTCACACCATGTTAGATGCTGTAGCCTCCTGCATAGTGGATGGAACAGAAAGTACGTACATGGAGTCACACGGCTTCTCCACATAAATGGAATTCTTCTCTTCCATGCTTGGTGCATTGAAGGCACTGCCAAATATCACACAATCTTCCCAAAGCAGCGACAACAGGTACCTATCGTTGTCAGAACGTACTCTGTCTAACAATGATGTTGAGGCGTTGGTCAACCTTTTCCCATACCTGAAAGGACTGAAGGGGCTTTTCCTTCAAAACTGCGGACTGTCTGGGAAAGCAGCAGCCACGATAGCCGGACGGCTCCCTCTGCTGCGTACAGTGACAATCATATTTCTCAGCTCGAACAAGATCGGAGATGACGGGGTGGAGGCCATTTCAGAGGCCTTTCCTCACCTAAAGGCTCTCATGAGATTATATATCGCTAACAACTCGATAACAAATGTGGGAGGAAGAGCCATGGCCAAAAGGCTGGGTTACTTGCAGGAGCTACAGAGTCTCAACTTGAAGGACAATGAGCTGGCGCTCAGTCTCTCCTCACTGGCAAAGACGTTTGTCAACATGACACAACTGCGATCTGTCCGCTTGTGGCCCATCACATGTAGGGCAGCCTCCTTCCGCATGGCGGCGCAACAGGTACAGGACGCCGTCCACAGGCTTGAGGGCCAAGTACGCAACACTCGGAACGTTTTGCTATATGATGGCTCAACTGGAAGCAGAGTTGGTACTTTGGGAATGGCGTGGAAAAGAGTAGAGCACGTTTTGACCACTGGGGTTTACATATCAAAGGGACATATAAAGATGTCTTTAGAAATCAAGCTGTTAGAAGAGTAATCAAATGTATCATTGTAGACTTGGGCACGTGTGTACGTCCAGGGTGACTCTTGACTGTTCATGTTGtcataaaacacaacaaaatccCTGTCATTGTATCACTAAAAGATGTGACATACGTGCTGGAaagaatttttcaaacttcctaTCATATTATGTATGGGGTGTCGTGAAACTGTGTATGTGTAAGATTTTGTATGAATAATAAACTATTTTATCAAAGTTCGTGTGTTGGATCGGATCTGTACGTATTTGTGGCAAATGTAAACATAGTCTGGGTTGGAATATGTCAAAGATTCTAATTAGTTCGTAATCCATGGCAAAGGTATAGTATTATTAAGTTAACATATTAAGTTTTTAACGTATCTGttgaaaaccatttttttcgGATTTTGTCGTATATAGCTGTGTCCGACGATCGGATATGTTTCGGATTCTTTGTCGGATTCACCTGTTGGAGGTCAAATTTTCTGCAAATGCCAGGTTAATTATTTTTTTAGTGGTTGATAGGTCTTAGAACTGGGATTAAGTGATGTAGgcgtgggccccctagcgacttgttttgaaaTGCAGGGCCGATTTTGTCGTAcactttgaaagagaaaaattcAGGAAAGGGTCGGcggattgtcatcatatttGGTCAACTATGTAGATACATCGAGTGAtgattcatataatcaaatgctAATGATGTTGATCAGGTGCTTATTCGCATAATTGATATGAAAAAGCTTTACAAATCCCCTGCATTATAGGGTAAGACTTGATTTCGGGAACACCAGATGCACTCATGTAGGTTATGAAAACAGACGTACATAAATAGGTTAAGTAAACAGCTAGAGCAACCAAACATAGAAAATACCagaatgtaacatttgaggaacCAACAAAATTCCTGGTTTGCAGTTTGTACTGTTGAATTATTGAGACATAACACTTTGGCGTGTCCAGAAGCTCAGTTAACGCCGTGGTCAGGGGTGAGCTAGGAATATTTCCAATATTGATACATAAACACAGTGGAATTGATGAAATACTATACTGGCTTAGATTACATAGTCTTTCAAACTCGCAAAGAAAGCTTATAATACTTCTGTTGGTCATGCGCTACAACACGACTAGGCTGCCCATATGCAAGGCATGCCATGTAGACATGTGCACCGCTTCCAAACTGCCATGCACATAGATGTAAAAGTGGCACTGCCGTTAATGCCAATCAGTTTGGAAATATATTCAAGAACCGCCTGATAGACACGTTTCTCTCTGGCTGGAGACAAGAaagtaaacaagaaagcttctaaaaaaagctggccagtgcgtattttggaaaaagcctggatgttaaacaaaatcacacgaaaaaaagagtttttaaacatcgaattactgaattggtctttcttctattaaaaaaacactacatgagatttgtctaacaaagaaaaaaatttagcaagtggggttcgaacctacgcTCTAcgtaccgtgctgtagaccgctcggcaacgctggctcgattacgcaatagcacTTATAGGagggctatttggttaaagtgaccgatccatgcatccatgcatccattgAAAATGCATCCATTGAAAGACCCGCTTCTCCTGTCTCAAAGCCGGTGCTGACGCACTGGCAAAAAAAGAATTATGTCTTCAGAACAAATCTTTAAGAAATATCATAACAAGACTAAGTATAAGTTAAACGTTTAATCACCCTTTATTAATTAGCTATTCAACCAAAATCTCGCATTCATTTGCATACAACAAGGATTTTGAGACCtcgtactagtactagtactgataTAGTTTTTTAAACTTCATCTTGATATTCCAGCCCATCCCACTATATTAAAAGCTAAGAGCTACACCAGGCCTTACCACAACTCAGACAGTAGAAGATGTCCTCCCCATGAATTAATAGTCTCTTCGATGTAAAATCTGCCATATCTTATTGATGACAAGTCTCCAAGTTGAGATTAGGCTCCTGTCTGTTTTGGCGGACGGACAGTACCGCGCAATACCGAAAACATCCGTACAGCGCAAAACCGAAAACATAGTCCTAAGGTTCATCTCCAAAGACCTCTCTGTTACAGTTAGTGACATCACTTCCACCTTGTAAATAACCTTCGTACACAGCCACAGCTCCGTGCATGGCTATGGCTTCCGGCATTTTTCCTATCTCGGCCCAGCATTCTCCGGACGTGACGTCGCCTAAGGGATTGTAACAGTGGATACTGTCATGCGCCATCGCACCCATGAGTCGGGCCCCGGGGTCCTGCATACCCCCCATCACATAGATCTTATTGTCTATCAGTACAGCGGCATGGTCCGCACGTTTAAAGTTCATATCTGGAGCAGACGAGATCGATCCATCCTTCGGTTTGAAGACTGTGACCTGTTTGCTGAGTTCTCCCCCTAGAATATAGATGGTGTCGTCCAGAACCACGGCAGGTGCAGCAATGTGATCCAGTTCGAGGGAGGTCAGGAGAGTCCATGAGTCAGTAGAAGGGGTGTAGATTTGGATATAAGGACACGGGTGATGGGCACCCAGGCTGCCACAGATGGCGTACAACTTTCCATGAAGGGAGGCAACACTGGGGACTCGAACTGGCTGGGGAAGAGGGGCGCACCACTGCCACTCGTTCTTGCTTGGGTGATAACATTCAACTGTATCAACAATGATTGGACCTGCTCTGCCACCTAGAACATACACCTGTCCTTCCACTACCCCACACCCATGCGCGCGTCTGGGCTGCTGCATTGGCGCTAGGGTTTCCCACGTGGAAGCGAACAGGTTGTACCTCAGAACTTGACTGAGAGATTTTCGTTTGATCTTCCCGCCCGTGATGTAGATATGATGCTCATGGACCACTACACCCATCATCTGTACGGGGGAGGGCAGGGTTGATATCGTGCAATGTGACACAACTGGAGTAGTGTTACTTGTTAAATTGTCTGTCCTGTTAGACGACAGGAAGGACTTTCTGGTCCTCACAGCCTCCCTTTTTATCGAGAGATCATAACATCTCATCTCAAGGACGGGCTTCCATCCAGTGGCTTCTCTCTTCCTTCCACCAACAACTAAAATCATCTGTTTGCTGAAACGTCTGGGTTTGATGTCTCGTAGTGATCCAAAACATGGACTCCAGTAACTTTTGGCTGTCTCCGTCATCTGAATACATTCTTGCGACTGCCTGACGAGTGGATGCGTCTGGACAGTGTTGACTAGATAGCTGTATTGTAGAAACGGAAGGCGGACTAAAGCCAAGAGATCCTTTATCCGACACCTGCTTTCCTTTTCATGAGTCTTCATCCACTGCACTAGAGTCTCAAACACTAGCTCTTCATTCCTTGTCTTCAGACTGTCATGGGCAAGATACTCTTGTAACTGATGGATAGGAATTTCCGCAATCTCCTCCTCACGTGCAACATCTGCAAACATCTGCAGTGCACATGCCCTCGCAGCGTCGCACAAACCAGTACAGCCTAGAGCATCGGCAAGGTTCCAGATACCAAGGCAGTTACTAGAATCGAGGTTTTTCTCCAGAAACTGGCAACAGGCGTTGGTGATCTTGGTAAGTTGGAACATACAGGACGCCTCCAGGAGtgactgtacatttgtatggtgGATTAATATAGCTCCTGTGTAGATAAAGTCAAGAAGGATTTTCACAGTTTCCTTGTCAACTCCTTCGAGACGTACTTTCCCTTCTAGGTGTTCCTTTAAGTCCATAGAGAACATTGCCGCAAAGTATGGATTGCTTGATAACACGGCTTTGTGGCAAGGAAACCTGCCATCACCAACACTCAACACGACGTCGGTGAGGATGCCAGTAGTTCTCTGTTGGTTCAAAACCCGGAGAATTTCCTCAGCATGAGTGGTATCTCGGAATTCACAGTCTTCAACTTGCAACAGTTGTGAGACGGCTGGCTCTTCTGGGATTGAGGAAGCCATCTTGTGTCCTGAAATTTATGAACAGAGCAGTTAATTCAAATAAGCTTTGCTGTGTACGTGAAAATAGTTTAGGCTATGGTCAATTGTCAAAGGACCCTGCCGGAAAGTTCGCGGGCTTTTTTGTTGTCACTTTTGGGCTCGACCGCTACATGGCCCAGTGGGACCTTCGGCTCCCCGGGATATCTTTCAGAACAGCCGGGCCCCGTGTTCATTTAAAGTCGGAGTTAAAGTCAGCCCTGGACCCGGTGGGGTACACTGAGGGATGCTttgtaagatttacagtatggttgaataCTTTTTAAAGGACCATGATGCTTGTTTAGATGCCGTGCATATATTCGAATTAACATggtcacaaaaagaaaacaagttaaAGCTGCCATGCTTTCTATCAAATGAACAAAAGTTGAAGTGATAAAACATGGtagcacagccaacaaggcactcattcctgtattcaagaagtgaagtAGCCGTGTAGTAAATGCGACACTAGTGTGGACACTGGTACAAGCATGGCTTCAATACGGGTGCCACTTATACAAACAAGATTCACTTCTGCAAATACAGTCATGGCTACTTCGCTAGCGTCACTTCtacaaatacaaacatttgGCCGCAACACACCATTActttttgcccattttggtacttaatgGTCATGTTGACCTTCcccgaagaagaaaaacaatttttcctGAAATCTGGTGAAACTGAGTGAGtgtgctgatgtcatcaataaaatttacttgttgtggccttttAGCGACTCCTGAGTGACGAAGCTTCTTTACATTAGATATTATGCTTGAACTGGAGGTACAGACCATACATGTATTCTAAAATGCACCGATGCATTCCTCAGGGAATAGGTCTTTTTGGCTTAAACTGACTTGAAATTTCCTGCTTTGGGCGGGGGTAGAAAAGTAATAAGTTATACATAATATAGGCCTTTCAGCTGTATACATTTTTCTTATATCGTTTGATTGTGTACAGAACGATCTCAGACTTTGAATAGAAACAAAGGGGCCATACGTAAGTCGTAACCCAGTGGGACCTCCTGCTGCTACCGGTCTATTTTTGAGCAGTAGAAGActacgatgtgtagtactacagttaaaactacaaatgtaaattgggccttagaatagttaaaatacatttagaatacactttgaatgccgttcgatatttctccacttcaaatgcacctcgaaagttttcaacatatcaaaaacattcaggccagccaaaagaacgggcacaaatatctggaatgcagtgaaaatttctagaatgcactacgaattcccaaGAGTAGGAAAGAATGTTCATTCTGgtggcattccggctcattcttgctctcgtgtgaaggggccttaagGGCTGGTACAAATGTTATCGGTATCAAATGACGCAGGACCGAATGGGCAGGAGGAGGCCCACGGTAAACAACGCCACTGCGACACTGGACAACCGGGACCAGGGTACAAGTGCTACTGAGGCGAACTGACCTCCTATCCAACCAAACCGGTCCGTGATTTTCAGCACCCTTCACCCTCGGGGTCTGTGTTGACCGCGTCAGTTGTTGGACGCCCCTGACATACGTGTATGTTACATCCGGGTCTTCTCTTTACAGTATTTATAGATCAGAATGGGATTCGATATTCATGGTGTTTAAGCGACCTCTAGCGGCTTAAGTCAACAACACAAGAGGTCACTGACGTCCAGAATACTAGTAGACACATTATTGTATGCATAGCATACGTGGAATGTTGACGCTTTAATTAGTCTAAATTACTATAATTATAACATTAGAATGGTTTCACCTGTAGGGTTCGTACTTTACTGTGTGTATGTCAGTTCTGACTCCATGCGGTTTCTTGTGGAAGAACGTTTTACAGTGTATGGGTGGTCTTCACTGTGTTATAATCCAAACGTCTTAAAACCAATGAAACTTTTCCCAAGCTCTCACACCTCNNNNNNNNNNNNNNNNNNNNNNNNNNNNNNNNNNNNNNNNNNNNNNNNNNNNNNNNNNNNNNNNNNNNNNNNNNNNNNNNNNNNNNNNNNNNNNNNNNNNTTGGTTGTAGGTAGATCTTGGTGTAAGGAAGAAACTGCAGGTTTGAGCCCCCGAGCAGAGTGCACTAAAATGCAGGGGAAGTTTTATTATTACTGATAATTACACAAAGGAACGGCAGATCTCTGTGTTATCCAGGTAGCTTGgacatatattatgtaaatgtaggCTTCATctacatgattaatgaggaaaatctatgaTTGAAGTGTTAACTATACCAGAACCTCAAATACATCCAACGGTTTTTTTCCAACCAATGTAATATATGTCAGTTTGAGCACTTACAGCTACCAGTTACACAATTATgaacctgatttgcataataaatgcaaaTTTGCCAAAATTCATAAAAGTGCATCATTTAACTATTTCCTGGAGGTATGAGGCGCTGAATAaaaagactctttttacacaacccttgctttgtttcagtgactgtctgtcaccttcctcagggcaattctgactggttcacactgtactgcagcaatacactgtaggtggcgctgcttacagatgtggtcacaaatgttaaatatttacatatatacaatgatTGTTTTATGCAATGTTTACAATGTGGTCCCAAACTTAAAGGagtacaatatgtacataacaGTTGTTAATCATCAGTAATATTACAGTGCAACAATTTTCATCTACTAATTGAATGCTGTCCCCAATGTGACTGTgtctgtatcccccctcatGACTGGAATAGATTTCTTGAAATTCCTTTATTCAACAGGAGCATCTGTTGTGGTCTCTGTAAAGCCAAGGTGACACCCACACCTTGTAGCAGGTGAGTGGGTACCATCCGGggagtagttcgctcctatgtttgcttctgctacccgtctggagacctgcacattcaaactttTTGGTGCtaatgtcagttaatgagcgaattaattAAGGAATAGGTTatagagcgctcgttcgatgacaacaggccctcccgcaagtGGACGGAGGGcatttcgggtgttggaacaccAGTTCGAgggagcgcttgaacccattccttaattcgctcatgtgtagggactagggctgggtaccggtacagaaaattcaggtccaggtccggttcaggtccaaaggatcaggtccaggtccggacctgaacctggacctgatgcagtatgactcataccaatggtccatttcactaaaaagaaatctgtttggtggagtattagactaaCACTGgggttttaaaatcctacaacactaactgcacctgtacgattggctgtaaaacttggtagaaataactataaactctacactacttcactcttgatattttcttccacctgcaagcgccaaaacgtgtgaatgcctgataaaataatctgttaattttctaatcggtccaacatccggtccacctaattttttcaggtccggtttttctggaccggtccaataagaaaaaccggttttgtatcggtacactgtaccgatacccagccctagtagggaccaatcagtgcccttatccaaaatttggacaattccagacgttaactTGGTCAAGGATCcaagacggaacagcagagaagcaactgtgtatatatatatagtgtatgacaAATGTCAGAGCGTGAAGCatctgtatatagtgtataacatAGTGTAACGGAGGgaactactttccagatggtacccaggctacacacCTTGTGCATGATAAAAAATACACCACACTTCTTGAAAAGACTTGGGGTCCATCCAGATGTGAGTAGATCAAATACATCtctccagatatgcagcttgtactcttcagtacaaacctagtGTTATGCAATCAGGctgtttaccaggtatgcaacacaaacaaaacaacaaaaaaacatttacataatgACGATATGTGAATATTACAAGGAAGGTATCCAAGATATTGACTGATACCATTGACAATAAAGCAATTAATCACAGTGAAATAATTGAAGTCAATTTCCTAAAATACCTGAATTCTGTGATTTTCCCTATCACTGACTACAACATTACCCCTGGACATGAGTGCAACGCCCTCTAGTCCTTTGACTTCCCCGTCCCCACTACCCCATGTCCCAAACGCACACAGAAAGCTCCCATCTTGCCTGAAGACCTGTAACCGGTTGTTTCCACTGTCTCCCACAATGATATGGCCTTCCTGGTCCACAGCTACCCCACGTGGGTACTTAAACTGACCATTCCCACTTCCCTCACTCCCAAACTTTAGCACAAATCGTCCATACTTGTCGAAGACCTGTATCCTGTGGTTGCTGCTGTCACTGACGATGACTTTGTTATCCCTCGCCACAGCGATGTAGTGCGGGT
Coding sequences within it:
- the LOC118423755 gene encoding kelch-like protein 24 translates to MASSIPEEPAVSQLLQVEDCEFRDTTHAEEILRVLNQQRTTGILTDVVLSVGDGRFPCHKAVLSSNPYFAAMFSMDLKEHLEGKVRLEGVDKETVKILLDFIYTGAILIHHTNVQSLLEASCMFQLTKITNACCQFLEKNLDSSNCLGIWNLADALGCTGLCDAARACALQMFADVAREEEIAEIPIHQLQEYLAHDSLKTRNEELVFETLVQWMKTHEKESRCRIKDLLALVRLPFLQYSYLVNTVQTHPLVRQSQECIQMTETAKSYWSPCFGSLRDIKPRRFSKQMILVVGGRKREATGWKPVLEMRCYDLSIKREAVRTRKSFLSSNRTDNLTSNTTPVVSHCTISTLPSPVQMMGVVVHEHHIYITGGKIKRKSLSQVLRYNLFASTWETLAPMQQPRRAHGCGVVEGQVYVLGGRAGPIIVDTVECYHPSKNEWQWCAPLPQPVRVPSVASLHGKLYAICGSLGAHHPCPYIQIYTPSTDSWTLLTSLELDHIAAPAVVLDDTIYILGGELSKQVTVFKPKDGSISSAPDMNFKRADHAAVLIDNKIYVMGGMQDPGARLMGAMAHDSIHCYNPLGDVTSGECWAEIGKMPEAIAMHGAVAVYEGYLQGGSDVTNCNREVFGDEP